DNA sequence from the Euwallacea fornicatus isolate EFF26 chromosome 15, ASM4011564v1, whole genome shotgun sequence genome:
CAATAATTCTTCAAAGTTATTAACATGTTGCTGCATATCACTTGCattgtaattaatttgagGACATTGATGAATGTATCAACGTTGGACTAATTTCTTATAAAACGAAATGCTATCCACTATCATTGCCggaatttcatgttttaatttcagaatCTTGCAAAAATGCCTTTAGTCTTCCAGATGGGTCCACTTGGGATTTAGTGGTAAATTGTGCAGGAGAGACTAAAGCCAGCCAAACTGACCCTGTTTATAAAGAAGGTATCCTGAAACTGAGTATCAATTGTGCCAGACAAGCTGCCTTGCAAGTATTGTATAACATTCTCCTATCTCTTAAAGAAACTTTACAGATTTTGTTCCAGAATGTAGGTAGATACATTGAATTGTCTTCCGGAAACGTAAGCTCATCTGAAAAAACGCCGCACAAAGAAGACGACGCTTTGGAACCTTGGGGATTTGTTTCTAGATGGAAACTTGaggtttattttaagttttccaTGCAATTACTAAATTTCATGCATTCATTAAACCTTCTAGGTAGAGAAAGAGCTGGCCGACATTCCAAATCTACGTTACACAATAATACGTTTGCCCTTGGTATATGGTATTGGTGATAAAAACTATATTATGCCGCGAATTTTAGCAGCGGCTATTTACAAggaattgaacaaaatcatGAAGCTTCTATGGAATGAGGCTTTAAAAATGCAGACAGTGCATGTAGAAGATGTCTGcagagcaattttatttttatatgaaaggGAAGACACTTTAGGaaatgtacattttaatttcttataacGTGTTTTGCGTCTAATTGGGAGTATTGCTGCAGGTTTACAATTTAGTTGATGATGGAGATACCACACAAGGACTCATATCTAATATTCTAGCAGAgttatttaatgtaaaagttgACTATTATGGAAAAATAGTATCAGCTTGTGTGGATATTGAGAGTGCTGTTGAGGAAGCTAATGACAGACATTTAGTAAGTTTAGTTGATTTCAAAAgtttgtttcataaaaaaattctataataGGTTCCTTGGGCAGAAGCTTGCCGAAGAGACCACATTGAAAATACCCCTCTTACCCCCCACATGGATCCAAGCCTATTACaacataaacatttaaatttagacggcaataaacttaaaaatttgggttttGTTTTGAACGTTCCAAAACCCACTCTggataaatttaaagaaatcgtGGATGATTATGTCAAAATGAAAGTATTCCCCATTTCCCTGGCTTCTTAAGACTGGCTTAAGCAACTAAAACCCTTAAAGGTTTAGGTATAATAAATATACTTGGTGATATTACCTTgtcaggtaaaaaaaaaaatgataatagcAAATAGAGGTAATTTCAGATTTAAACTATTAAAAGCATTCCAAAAACACGCTTAAGAAAATTGTGTGACTTGTTTACATTCAGTCCTGCCCTTAAGTGTCTTAATTCTCATTGAATAGACCCTGTGATTGTTGACTAACTActcataattatttaaatgttgtcTGTTCTTGTTATAGAAATGTGGATAGGAATTAGATTCTTGTTGATGCCATATAGTAAATTCTGTTTGGAGTCTAGTTCCTGCTTCTAATTgattgagaaaaatatatttttaggtaCTTAGTTTTGTAACAAACTATTGTTCCCCAGTACTTACTATTGTAATTGATACATTCCataatgttttatattaatatgtaTAATGGTTAAAGAAGTCCATTATACCAAGCTGATATTCACagaattatttccattttacaTGGGTGTTATTTACCTATTTAAATACTTTTgtattgataaatttattgcattttgctcgTATTTACCTAGGAATTGCCTGGCTCTATGTTTTGACAAAGTTGCTCAATATATGTATTAACTTATGGTTTTTACTGGCTAATAAAGTTATATATAATACGGATACAGAAGCTTTGTAATTGAGTCCTGGCGAACCCCCTACCCCTTTTTTGACTCCATGTGAGCACTTCTGCAAAACAGTGTAAGAAAGGCAACTCTGAAAGAAGCCTCAAATAagtatatattaaaattgaaacatagaGTTCAGTCCTCTAcaaagagaatttttaaagtatCTCATCCCACATTTATAACTAGAATATAatcataagaaaaatatattcaaaaaagttGGTTTTTGAACTAACAACTGTAGATTATTACacttaaattgaataatagaGTATGCAGAATTAGTACAACATACAAAAATCAGTCATAGATAAACTagttttcaattaaacatatttGTGATGTTTTCAGtatacaaatttcaattataatATCAAACAGTCCTTATTTACGTCGAAAAACTGGAATGCGCacattttgtaatatttcccCATTGAATCTAATGTTTCTGGAAATACTTTTGTTTCTCCACAGGGTCTGGAATAATCTGAAACAGAAATAGCAATTCCTCACTAATTTTTCTACCCACAACCACAAATCTTACAGTATCCTGGCCAGGCTTCCAACCTGCAGGACACACTTCCCCATATTTGTCTGTGTACTGGAATGCTTGTACTAGCCTTAAAGTCTCATCCACACTTCTACCTACAGGCAGATCATTCATGGTTATTTGCCTGACGATGCCTTTAGGATCTATTATGAAAAGacctctgaaaaaaaaactgataaacaCTGAAGAAGCTTTTGTTAAGCTCACCGTAATGTGTGCCCAGCATCCTCCAGGAACACTCCATAATCTTTGGAGATGCTATGACTCAAATCAGACAAGAGAGGAATATTGATTTTGCCCAAACCACCCTCTTTTCTTGGGGTGTTGATCCAAGCCAAGTGTGTGAAGTGAGAATCAACAGAGCATGCTACTACTGCAGTGTTTATTTGCTTGAACTCATCTACTCGGTCACTGAAGGCTAATATTTCAGTTGGACATACAAATGTACTGAAAACAGGGTgataatgaaaagaaaaagtgaGTAGTGCTACTCACAAATCAAgaggataaaagaaaaacaccaAATACTTTCCAAGGAAGTCTGTGGATTGTAATTTGGTGAATTCTCCATTTACAACTGCAGTGCTTTCCCAATATGGAGCATGTCTGGAAACTAAATTGTAAAATCTATTTCAAGTCCGAGTAATAGTTATGCATTATGATTCACTTACTGACAGCCTTagtaaattgtaatttatgtTGAGCTTTTTTTAGTGATTCTGTATGAGGATATACAGTTCCACCTGCATACTTAAAACAAGATTCCTCCTCAAGCTGCTGCCCGAGAATCATGCTTATGCCAAGCACCAAAAGTagagttttcatgttttttaataatcagtTGTCTGAAATATGTGTCTATATACACGTGGAATCGTTTGTATCAACTTGGTGGactaatcataaaaaaatacatctaAACCGCAATTCATTAAGATAAGAAATTTCTGAAGAGgcaaattttataatacagtaaataaaaatttaaataaatatagattAAGATTAAACAGACATTTTAAGGGCTCCGATGTGCCGATATACGGTTTTCTGattattaacattatttaatttttatcgtactcaccctgtaatttgtttaaaaaattcaaaatattaaaaaaatttaaacttgctTCTATTAATCCAAACATTAAACGTCATCGATGGTCAAGACGTCAACGGTTATTTCTCACAAACGCTACGATTGGTGGGTTTTATTGAAACGTCATCAAGTATGCAATAAATTTCACAAACGTGTACTGCTACATTAGGAACACagaaaaattttagtaaacGTCACTAATAATACACcacaattaatttataatgagTTTATtgcgaaaacaaaatttccatactcttttaaattcttataataattttgtttcacatCAAGAAAATGTCCTATGCATGAATCCGAAATgcaaatatatcaaaaacaaaatatttaccgTTGAAATGGTGCTACAAACCAGCAATCTGGCTGCAGGCACTGGTATGGTGTTGAGGAATACTAGAATTAATCTCAAAGAACTAGCACCTGCAAATACTACTAGAGAACTAAAAAAGAAAGCATTGCTCGTTTCATGGAACAATATAAAAGAGAGTAAAAGAGTAAACAGATGACCATACAGAGAGTAACCTAAAAGGGAAAAAgtttcacaaaaatttacGCTAGATCTGcctaattttgctaaaatgaaACTGAATAAAGGCACACAGGTATAATAAGTTAACATAGATTCTAAGGGAGTTagtgcaattttaatttttttgaaagagtATCCATAAATCAGCAAGGcatttaaggaaaataaagCTAATAAGGGTCCTAGGAAGTCTACATGAACTTTTCGATACTTTGAACCAAAAGGTGGCATAAAAGAGGCAAAGATCCTAAACAACAAATCTGCAGGTGAAACCATAAAGAGGCCATAGTAATTCTCATATTGcttatgtgactttttaaTTGAACGATCAGGTGAGCCAATAAATATCACTGAGGAAGacattataaagaaaatttaatgtagTAATATCActgtttcattttcttttgaatGTTCTCATGAGCCTGTTTCACCTGTTTTTGCAAAGTTACAGAAATATCCTTCATAAGACTTCTAAACTGCTCAGGAGTTAACTTTTCATGCAACCTGTTTTCTTGTATAAAGTTTTTGCCAGTGAACATAGCCCGCACAACCACCTGTGCAGCTTTTCTCATAGGATATGACTCACTTAGTCTCTGCACTAAATGTTCATTGTTGGCCAACAATCTAATTATGAATCGAAATACCATGCCTGTGTATTTAATAAACTCAACTAAGGCTTCTGGAAATCAAAAGGGTAGAGGTAGCGGTATTTCTGCAACAGTTCTTGCTTAAGACGCAATTGGGTCTTCAAGGCTTCTAAATGGTTCAGCTGCTGCTCTTTGCTAAATTCTATTCCAGGAAGTAGGTTAATCTGTGGAAAGTTTAAGaatttatagttaattttGACAGTATGAACAATTATAATACCTCTGATCTGGCTTGGTCTAGGCGCTTTTGCAGCTCTAGAACTTTTTGGCTACAGTCTGCAGATTCCCTGGTCTTGGCTGTGTTATCGTGGTGGTCTTTTTCGACACTTTAgtgacaataaaaatttatagtttgaAGTTACGCAACGTTTGTAATAGAGATTTTTAGTTACTATTTTAGGCAACTTTTGAAAGACACTCACACGCTCTTACCTTCGAATAATCTCGTAGATTACgggcaaaatttcaatgttcaaGTCTTCTACAGTGAGAGCACGTTTGGGCTCTAAAGTAGGGACGTCAGTTTCCATCTCAAGATTtcatattactttatttttctcgatttgttgaagaaatcaCGTCAGGATTgagagttaaaattttattccataGAAATCTTAACCTCAAAAGATGATATCAGTGACATCCACTGACAGTTCGACAatgacaatttaaatttgacatGTACCAATTGCTCTACATTATCCTAGAAGTGTAGTTGGAACAGAACTATAGTCCAAGCACAGATGTTACTTTTTGGAAATAGTAATTAGGAAGATTAAGGTGTACTAAGAGTTTAAAAACTGTGATTTCACCcttctgataaaaaaaataagcaagTAACCAGCATTTatgttgaaaatatatttattaaggaactaaagaaataaaataacgcaacaggtattttttttctacctaAAAAGGTACACGTCTTGTCTGGTACACCACTACTATTAAGTGCGTTACGTAAAGACCTAAATTAATATCTATACTTTGAAATGAGGGTCCGACTAGCCTGTTATATTATAATGATGATCCATGGATATATTAGACATCGGACACAGATATGTATGTGGAAAGTATATAAATTAAACACTAGGTGGCCTAAAATCTCTGTGAAAATTATCTCAATTTACATCTGATATGTTCACAACAATTCACAACTCTTTTCATAGTAGGTACATCTGAAGGATAAATCGctaataatgatgatgatgacgtGGTCATTGATGTGGTAAAGGCTACATACACAAATGAACGatgaaataaatatctaaAGCAGTCTCTCGCATTCCTCGCTGATAACTGTGTCATCGCCTTCATCGGAATCGTCCGTGCAGATGTCATCTTCTTCAGACCAATGCTCGAACTCTTCTTTGTGGTGCTCTAGGGCCATTAGCGAGGGGAACAAAGAATCGCAGGCCGAACatctaaaaaattacacatttaAGTAAGAAATGGGAGCCTTGAAGGATCGATGCAACTATTTCTAAACTCGGAAACTTCACACTCTCGACCATCGATAAAAGGTATCTCCGCAGTTGGAAACAAATGTCTTTTAAAATCACTTctatttctcttttattttctatacttGAAATTTAACCATGAGGCTTAAGTCCTCTTTCAGTTAACTCAAAAATAGCAATGCAAATCCCCCCAGGCAGAACATAATACCAAATTTGACCGAGTTTGAGCATAAACTATTCAAAAGACGAACTTTTTGATTTCGTGGAAAGTTCCTAGGGCTTAAGTCTGCAATAGCATTAAAAGTTAATATTGAAAAGCTTTGCAGGCAAAGTTGGCAACTTCTTATAAGAACTTTATTTCTGCTTAGTTACCAGGAGTCGGTTacgttgttttcaaaaaatgccgATGTAAAGCATCGATCCttgattatttgtttaaaatagttATAATTTAGTGTCAAGAAGGTCGCTCTTAggagttaataaaattttcatgaatcTCTAAATAAGTCCTGAAAGTTAAATCGACGAGCCCTGACCCGTGAAAGCTTTTGACAACTACTGAATTCCTGTATAtcatacataatttatttagggGGGGTTGGTAACTGCTTCTTTTGTGAAAAGAAGTCTATTTCTAACAAGCGCGTTTAAAGCTTGTTTAAATAGTTCGGTACATAAACTCTCTATTTAATTGATTTGCTGGCCGAAGAAGTTTGTGACTGGCACCAACGTCCTGGCAAAACCCCGTGGCTAGGTAACATTGGAGATTACTCGCGAACTTCCAGACACATAAAGGATTAAATTGGAACAAGTTCCTGTTAGCCTATAGTAACTCACCCGAAATGTCTTTTCTTTTGCTTGTGAGAGGACAGCTGCTTGGGGCATGAAAACGTTCGGTCGCATACGTTGCATGTGAGAGCTTCTTCTGCAAAATGCCCACAAAGTTTTAATCGATATAGTGCCAATATTTCAGCAAAATATTCCCCAAATAACGCTCGGATTGCGCGATACAGCGTTAATTACAATGATTAAATATTTCGGACTCATTCGAAATGCTGTTTAATTTCGGCCCGTTATAACGCACGTTTATATTCAGCCGTTTTTATTGCATAacataaaaatcaattgtCGGGGTAAAGCGGGCGCAATTCCCCTCGGGCGTCAAATATAATTATGCTGAACGCTGAACAGATCCGAACCCCATTTTGACCGTAAAAAAAGAACTTGTTTCAAGAAATTATGATTCTAGCGTGCGAATTCGCTTTTAAGATGTCCAATAAGGGATATTCGTTATTTCGTTATCGCTTTTTTCGGGCAGACAGGAATTTGCTCGTTTTCGAGGACATATCATAAGCAGCGGCAACATTGTGTGTAAGTTGGCGATGATTGCTAGGCAACCACAGATACACGTACCTTAACTGCGTGATCTGTCCTGGGAACGACTTTGCCAATAGCAATTACAAATTTGTCTTTGGCGTCAAATGTgcatgtttttgtttgttgagGCAAAAAACTGAGCAATAAATCACTCGCGATATCACCTCAAATGTAACCTCTTATCGCCACCAAGTCGATAAAGCCCATTAAAATGTCCCTTAATCCCTTTACCGCTAAATGGAATTCTGGTAGGATCAGAGGGATCGCTCTTTCGTTGATATAAAACGGGCTCTTTTTTGTCTCCCTGGCAAATgatcttcaaaattaaataaaaatcaattcctCTGATTTCGGGGCTTCCGTACCTAGTTTTAATGGGAGTATCGGGAGCAGGGCACAATTTGGGTCACGTGTCAAAGATTATCAGAAAAGGGAAGGCCCAAGGCTGCGAGCTCCTGGAAATCCGCGTAAATAGAGGCGCTAAGGATCCCTTTAAATCTCCCTATAAATGAATTTAGGACAAAGGGTCATATGAAGGTGCATAAAACAGCTCCTAAAGCATAAAGGGTGTTATAAAGGGCTTTCTCCGCGGACACCGATTTGTTTTCGAATCATGATTTTATTGGCTCAAACTTCAGACAAAGCTAAAagctttttcaaatgaaattacaCGTATGGGACGGGCATTATATAAGGGTTTTGTTGCCTCGCCATTCTTCGGCCATCGCGTGCTGCGATAAATTTCCTCAATTCCCCAATCAAGTCCAAAACGAAATCTAACCTACAGATTCAGCAATTGAAACAATAGGTATAATAAATTTCGCCCGAGGCGTCTATAAATTATTGGGAAAACGTCTCAAATAATCGTTTCTTCGATTAAGATTTGAGGCCAATTAAGTTGTCTCTGATGATCAATATGAGCTGAAGTAAACCAGCACGAATAAACCTTCCGAAGCgataaacttttaatgaatCGACTGTAtggtgttaaacaaaattcattttagcAACAGCTATTTGTAGGCGTGATGCTGACAAGCTTCCAATATACAGTGTATAACTCGGTTTGGCGAAGTTTAACTACCAGCCAACCAACTTTCGGAACGGCATATTAACGAACAAATTAGATAACAACGTTCACACCATGTCCCAATTCCCTTTTGTCATCAAGATGAAATTAGTTTAAACTTGCCTATGATTAGGGTATTAATTGTTTGGGGACCAGCTCTTTGAAAACCAGTTTATCCCGAATTTTCATCCACCATCCTGTCAAGGAGAATGCTTCAAAAGAATTATAAGCGCAGTACAACAGAGATTCATTCCGGGGGCCACTGAGAGGTTTCCGCCCTTCGCCCTTATTTATAGGTGTTCCTGGAGGGGTCTCGAGACGAGACATAACGCGACATTTTGTTTCTAAGAGTCCCAAACTATTCCCATTAAATCCtcattaaataaacttttccaATATATCCCAGAGACCATTCGGAACTGAATCACTTTATTAGCCTTTGCGATTTATCAAATTGCCAATATGGACGCATATTCTAGACGAAGTTGAATTTATGGAATGCAATGCAATACCTGGGCATAGTTGAGATTTTCTTGTTTGAGAAATTGAATTCGAAGGCTGGCTTAAAGCAGACCTTCACATAACCGACAGAAATGGCAAGAACTGATTATCACGGTTTTGGGAATTTCGCTAATTCCTGTTGCACCGGCAACGTCGTACTGCAGATTAGTGACTAAGCGTGTCTCGCAGTTGATTCAATTGTGCGTTGCGTATCGAGTCAGGCATGAGGCGTCGTTGTCATTGTGACCACAAAGTCGTAAggtcaaagtaatttttcaaaaagttttcttCAGTTTTCAATTCCTTTGTTTCCTTCAATGAAAAGTAAACAATCCCTTCAAAACGAATTCTTGCAAATTAGTTTGGTACTTATTAATTCGGTCCTCAAGGGACAGCCTCAGATCGAAAACAAATGACGGGCTCTAAAACACACACTGCAAAGCCTGTCtctaatttacttttaatcaAATTGAATATCATCCGTGAAAGAGCTTTTATTTAGTGAAGAGGATCAAAATAAACGGGATTCGTCTCACAATCAGCCTGAGATGGATCTGCTTGAAAGCGCTATAAATGTGAATAGCAAACAAACGTTATTAATGAATTGTAAGTGAGAAAATGATCTTtcaagaggaatttatgttgCGTATAAACGACAACCGGGAAATCTGTTTCATATTAGCGGCACCAGATCGCTTTAAACAAATTCCTCCAGGTTAACGAGGTGACGACGTAAACTAGTTGCTTCGTCAAAAACTGCCAATTTTCCCTTAAAACccttagaaaattaattatgaaataaaaaacttctCTCCTCCACTAACTCagtaaattgattttcacATCATTGATGCCCTTTAGCATTAATAAACGGGAGCATGATGAGATTGAGTTTAGAGTTGTTTTTTATCTAACACCTTATGTGAAGGTTCAATTTAATTCTGAGATCGACGCAAAAGCtaattacttta
Encoded proteins:
- the LOC136343659 gene encoding uncharacterized protein → MVHPKVLILGGCGFIGRNFVTHLLDNNIASSITVVDKVPPQVAWLNDIHNASFKNDLVHFKSANLINPESCKNAFSLPDGSTWDLVVNCAGETKASQTDPVYKEGILKLSINCARQAALQNVGRYIELSSGNVSSSEKTPHKEDDALEPWGFVSRWKLEVEKELADIPNLRYTIIRLPLVYGIGDKNYIMPRILAAAIYKELNKIMKLLWNEALKMQTVHVEDVCRAILFLYEREDTLGNVYNLVDDGDTTQGLISNILAELFNVKVDYYGKIVSACVDIESAVEEANDRHLVPWAEACRRDHIENTPLTPHMDPSLLQHKHLNLDGNKLKNLGFVLNVPKPTLDKFKEIVDDYVKMKVFPISLAS
- the Prx4 gene encoding peroxiredoxin-4, encoding MKTLLLVLGISMILGQQLEEESCFKYAGGTVYPHTESLKKAQHKLQFTKAVISRHAPYWESTAVVNGEFTKLQSTDFLGKYLVFFFYPLDFTFVCPTEILAFSDRVDEFKQINTAVVACSVDSHFTHLAWINTPRKEGGLGKINIPLLSDLSHSISKDYGVFLEDAGHTLRGLFIIDPKGIVRQITMNDLPVGRSVDETLRLVQAFQYTDKYGEVCPAGWKPGQDTIIPDPVEKQKYFQKH
- the LOC136343664 gene encoding protein YIPF3-like produces the protein MSSSVIFIGSPDRSIKKSHKQYENYYGLFMVSPADLLFRIFASFMPPFGSKYRKVHVDFLGPLLALFSLNALLIYGYSFKKIKIALTPLESMLTYYTCVPLFSFILAKLGRSSVNFCETFSLLGYSLYGHLFTLLLSFILFHETSNAFFFSSLVVFAGASSLRLILVFLNTIPVPAARLLVCSTISTVNILFLIYLHFGFMHRTFS
- the LOC136343667 gene encoding protein NCBP2AS2 homolog; this translates as MVFRFIIRLLANNEHLVQRLSESYPMRKAAQVVVRAMFTGKNFIQENRLHEKLTPEQFRSLMKDISVTLQKQVKQAHENIQKKMKQ
- the MED9 gene encoding mediator of RNA polymerase II transcription subunit 9; this translates as METDVPTLEPKRALTVEDLNIEILPVIYEIIRSVEKDHHDNTAKTRESADCSQKVLELQKRLDQARSEINLLPGIEFSKEQQLNHLEALKTQLRLKQELLQKYRYLYPFDFQKP